The sequence TCTTGATTGTTTCTCTCCTTACACCCATTTTAGGTGGGTTTTCTCCCCTTGCAAGACTCAAATAATTTTATTTACTTAAATGCACCCTGGCAATATCTAAAAATATTGCTTTCATGCCTGAGTTTATTTGATGAAGGTTTTTTTTCCAGAATAGCGCTGCCAAATTTGCTGCCCTAGAAGCAGTAAGCTAATAATTTGTTGCACTTGTTGCCATTGTATTTGTAAGGCTTGGTTTTTTTGCTGTAGGTAATAAATATTCTGCTGACTATGATAAATATTTTCTGGTGCTTTATTTAATACTGCATGACTACAGAGTTCGTAAGCAGTTAATTTATCTGCTATCTGCCCCAAACGCTGCTTTAAATTCCACACTCTTCTAGCTATGTATAGGAGTACTATAGAAAGTAGAGTATTAATTACAACAACCACCGCTATCATTGTTTATTTAAGAATTTGTTTTGGTGTGGTTCTGCTTTCATCATAGCGATCGCTGGTTATTGATTATTGGTTAGTTGTTAAGTTTTTTGCTATTGCCTATTAGATAAAAATGTGGTAGAAAATATTGCTGCTTGAGTGCGATCGCGCAAGTTTAATCGACTGAGGATACTAGTGACGTGATTTTTAACTGTTCTTTCTGTAATATAAAGGGTTTGGGCAATTTCTCGATTGCTGTGTCCAGAGGCGATTAAATGCAAAACTTCCCTTTCTCTGGGCGAAAGTTCTGCTAATTCCGGCGGTATCGCTGGCTGAGTCGATACTGATATCGGATTATTTAAAGCTTTTTCAAATAGTCCTGGGCCAAGATGGGTATAACCCTGATGCACAGCCCGGATAGCAACTGCTAAATCAGTAGAAGAGGTATCTTTTAGTAAATAGCCTTTGGCGCCGAAGCGCATAGCTTGTGATACATACTCATCATCATCAAAGGTAGTTAATATGAGAATTTTAATGCTAGGGTAGCGTTGGCTAACAATCTGGGTAGCAGCGACACCATCCATTACAGGCATCCGGATATCCATCAATATTACATCTGGCTGCTGTAACTTTGAAGACAACATTTCTATTTGCTTTAAAGCTTGTTGACCGTTTTCTGCATCTGCGATTACTTGCAAATCTGGCTGTGACTCTAGTAAACTTTTTAATCCCTGACGAACGATGGTTTGATCGTCTACTAATAGTAGCCGAATTATCGGCGTGCTGGCTTGGGGATTGAGGCTGAGGGATGCATTCTCCAATCGCTTCACCTGTTAAGAATTGGCATGATAGCTTGAATTCGACAACCATCTGCTGGTTGACTGATAATTTGCAATTTTCCTCCTAAAGCTAAGGTGCGTTCTAACATTCCTTGGAGTCCAAAACCTGTGGTATTCTGTTCAGGATTGAAGCCTTGACCATTATCTTCTACTAATAGGGATAACATTCCTGCTTCCGTTTGCAATTCTAATGTTACTTGCGTTGCTTGACTATGCTTGTAAATATTAGTTAATGCTTCTTGAATAATACGATAACTGGCTGTGCTAACATCGGAAGTCAATGATTGTGATATGTTAACACAACAATTTGGCTGTATATTGGTCATGTTTTGGAAATTAAGCAGCAAATTGGCGATCGCATTTTCTAAAGATTGACCTTGTAGAGGGTCAACACGCAGAGATGCAACAGATTGGCGCACTTCTTTGAGAGCATTCGATCCTAATTTTTTCGCTGCGGTTAAAAATATTTCCGTTTTTTCTACATTGGTTTGGCAAAATAACATAGCATTTTCTAATTGGATACTTTGAGCCGTTAAATAATGCCCTAAAGAATCATGAATTTCGCGAGCTATGCGATTACGTTCTTGTAGAGTTGCTTGATCTTCAATCCGCAAAGCATATTGTTGTAGTTGATTGTGGGCTTGGGCTAGTTTTTGCCTACTTTGACGTTCTGCTAATAAAGCATTAACTAATAACAACACAAATACTAACACTAAACCAAATAATAAAGCTGTATTTAATGTGAGATTCAACATCAAAAATTTAACTTCATCAGCAGTAATTTGGTATCGTAATGGAGCTGGTGGTCTTGGGGGTGGTGGTGGTGCGATCGCCCAAGGCATTGATTGACCGGGCATAGGTTTAATAATTGGTGCTTGTAGAGAAGAAATATTGAAAATAGGAATAAATGAAGTTAGTAAAAATGAAATAAATACCAACCCAGCAACTATTAACCGACCTTGGGGTGAGAAAATTAAGCAACTACGAATTACTACAATTAGATAGAGTAAAGAAAAATTATTATTGCGCCCTCCTATATCTGTAGCAATTAAAATTAGTCCCAATTCCAAAGCTGTGTAAAGCAACTTATCAATTTGACGCTTAGGTAATTTCAACCCCATCAATCCAAATCCAAAAATGCTGAGGATTGTTAGTGAAGAAAAAGGTGATGGTAGACCATGTGGCGCAGGTGGAATCCCAAAAAGGCTTCTTAGCTGAAAGATTTCACCTAAAGGAAACATTGGTAATACTGTAATTCCTAGTAGAATCCACTCTAAATAAAGGAGTAAGCGAAAAGGGTGAGTTTGGAATTTAATTGAGCGAGCCACGGTAATAAGTGCAGTGGGAGTATTTTAGTTTAACTTTTACTGTAACTCTTTCAAGCGTTTAGTTAATAGAGCCTTTGGTAGCGATCGCATAATTTCAGCTTAGTACTAAAGTCCTATTTAATTTCATGACGTTAGTTGCAAATGTTTTTGGGAGCTTAGATCCATGCGTTGCTTTCAATAAAAGTCTTAAGATTAATTCATCGAACTACAAAGAAGTTCGAGTTCGTCAAATCACGGGAGATATTTATGAAACTTAAATTTGTTTCCATCTTAGCTGGCACAATTAGCTTCATCACTTTGTTTACTAATGCAGGAATTTTTTCCACTCAAGCGCAAACAGTACATAACCAATTGCAACTAATACCTACAATAGCGCAAATACCACATGGAAGACCACCATTCCCGCCACTAGAAGAACTCAATTTAACGACAGAACAGCAGGCACAGGTGAGAGAAATTATGGAAGAAATGCGCCCTCAATTAGAAGCAATCAAACCTCGACAATTGCAACTAACACCAGAACAAAAACAACAATTTGAAGCTGGTCAACCTGTCCAAGTTACGCTGATTCCTCCCACCGCTGAAGAAAAAGCAAAAATGGAACAAGTCATGCAGAATGTTAAACAAAAACTAGATAAAATTCTCACATCTGAACAGCGACAAAAATTGGAAGAATTGCAGCAAAAACCTAAAAATACAAATCGCTTAATTAATTCAAAGCTGAATTTGTAATTATAGGAGCGATCGCCAGATGATGAGCCAATAATTAATCATTCGTAATTAAACGAAAAAATGGAAAGTTTGGAGTGCTGAATAGCAGCATTCTGAACTTTTATAAAAAGTTATTTACCTTTGCATATCTGGAACAAAGCAACCACCAAAATCGATAATTTCTTGGTTAATCAAATAGTGGTGGAAACACATATTAATAGCGATTATGAATTGTTAATTACAAATTATTTTGATGATAATGACTTCTTAACTTATTCTTGAAACAAGAATTACTAATTGAATGGTAAGGTCTTTCCGTAATCAAATTTACCATTTGATAAAATAATTCATCAGGAAAAATATTCATGGATCGTCATCAGCTAGAGCAAATATTTTCAAGCCGCATGAGTCGCCGTCGCCTGTTAGTTGAGGTAGGGGTGATGACCGGATTGGCTATTTCTACCAAATTTTCTCACACTATGCCAATCGGCCCAGATATGAAGTTATATCGGCGGTTGACCTACGGCAATTTGGCAGAATTCAACGTCATGGATACCCGTCAGTACCGAACAGACCAACCATGCGGCGATGGTAAAAAAGCCCGCTGTGCAGAAGCGCTCGCGCCAGAAGCTACTTTGACCGGCACACGTCAAGAAAAATGGCTGTTTCAAGGTCTAGACCGCTCTCACGCCAAATGGAATATCCTCGCCCAGCAAGTGATCATATCCCAAATTGATCGCACAGTCGGGCTAGGGCAGACCTTCAACATGGATGTGTGGGATGGTTACTATGCTAATCGTCAGCGGGTGCTAAATTTCTTGCAAGAGCGTCAGCCATCTAACCCTGTTGTACTAGCCGGCGATGTGCATAGCAATTGGGCTATGGATTTAAAACTAGACTTCGATCAGCCTGATTCTAATACAGTAGGTAGCGAATTTGTCTGCACATCTATCAGTTCTGGTGGTAATGGCGCAGACACCAGTGCCTCAGTCCAAGCCTACCTTCCCGAAAATCCTCACATCAAGTTCTACAACGGTCAGCGAGGCTATATCCGCTGCCAGATCACACCCCATGTTTGGCAAACTGACTACCGTGTAGTAGCGACGGTTACAGTACCAGATGCACCCATCAATACCCGTGCCTCGTTTATTGTCGAAAGTGGACAGCCTGGCGTTCGACTTGCTTAAGTTCTATTTTTGGAGACGTGGTTTTCCCGTCTGTCTCCAAAAACCATTTTCCATCAAGTTCAGTAGACCTAACCGAAAATGAATATATAGCGGTGCTATTAAAAGGTTGGATATCACTTAGTGATGCGGATATGCCAGCTAATATTGCCCCTAGTACACTTTTTTGTGAATTTATAATTAAACTGTTAATCGATAGAATAAGTGGGGTAGGTTTGCATGAATAATGTCGCGTTCATATTTAAATCCTAACTTTTCCATCACGCGTTGAGACGCTTTGTTAGTTGTCAGTGTAAAGCAGACTATTTCAGGCAAATTTAGAAGTTCAAATCCAATTTTCAATATTTCTTCACCCATCTCTGTTGCTAATCCTTTACCCCAAAAATTAGCCATTAAAGCATAAGCTAATTCAATCTCGTTATTACCTTCTACGTTAATATTACGAAGACCAGCACGACCAACAAATTGATGATTAGTTTTATCTCGAAAGACCCACAAACCGAATTCATATTGTTGCCAATGATTTAAGTTATTGAGAATCAACAACCGTGTTGCTTCATCAGAACGCACACCACCTAAAGTCGCCATAACTTGCTGATCTTGGTGCATACGGTAAAGTTCATTCAAATGTTGAAAACACAGACGTTCAGCAAGCAATCGGCGTGTAGAAAATGTCTCTATTAATTGCATAACTATTTTAGGAAAGCTCAGGTGGTCTGAGATTTGTAAAATTGGTTGCACCATAGTGATTATCGATCATTTTGGCTGAAGTTCCACTTCACCTACCAATCGCAGTGCTATTAATATGTGCTTCCACACATAAACTAATAAAGGTATATCGTGTCTGGTAGCTTTTCTACACCATTTACACCCAATTTGTATCTAAAGGTATCCAAAACCGTCTAAAAATGGCATAAAGACTAGAACATTGATCCTCCATTTTTCAGGGATTAAAAAGCATAAACCCCTTGAAATAGCTGATATCAAGGGGTTTTGGTTTATGCCAGGAACGAGACTTGAACTCGTGACACGAGGATTTTCAGTCCTCTGCTCTACCAACTGAGCTATCCCGGCGGGGATATTTGCTGTGCCTTTGTTTATTGGCCACGATTAATAACAATAGCAAACCAAGCAGAATTTTGCAAGCGCTTACCAAAAAAAACTTTACACCATCTGCGCCGTCAACTTGACCCCGATGAAAACAGCAATGAATACCAAAAACTGCACCAGCACTATACTAGGGCCGGAGGCTATGTTAAACACACCCGAAGCTATGATCCCTACTACACTACTCGTACAACCAATAATTACAGACATCACCAAAAAACGAGTAAAATTATGACTCATGAGTTTGGCTGTAGATGCGGGGATGACGAGAAAAGCGTTGACTAGCAGCACGCCCACAGCTTTAATTGCCAAAGCCACAGCCAGAGATAGTAAGACTACGAATCCATATCGATAAAATTGGATGGGGATACCTTGAACCTTTGCCACATCTGGGTTAAGAGTCAACAAAATTTGTTGTCGTAGGGAAGATAACACAAACACGCTACCTCCCATGAGTAGCAGCAGCGTCAAAATTAAATCCGTGGCGTCGATAGCGAGAATGTCGCCAAACAGCACTGCCATCAAGTTACCGCGATATCCTTGAATTAGACTAGTGAGAATGACGCCGATCGCTAATGCCCCTGAAAGAATAATACTGAGGATGCTATCACTAGCTAAATCTGTTTTATCGATTAAGTAGAGAACGACAACACCAAAAACTAAGGTAAACGGTAATAGGGTTCCTGTGGGATTCACCTGCAAGAGCACACCCAAAGCTACACCAACTAACGCTGCGTGACCGACAGCATGGCTAAAAAAAGATAGCTGGCGCAGAGTCGCAAAACTACCCAACAACCCGCCCAAAATTCCCATCAACACTGCACCGACGATCGCTCGCTGCATAAATGGGAACTGTAATAAACTTACTAAATCACTACCATTAGCGATCGCTAGTTCAGTTATTGGCAAATAATCCATAGCTAATTTACTCAATTACCTTCATCGTCTGCAAAAGTTTTACATCTCCCCGCCCGGACACGCAACCCCAGTTGCTTCATACTTCATCTTTCACCCTTCATCCTTCATCCTTCATTAGCTGTTACATTTATATGTGAAAGAGATTGTGACTAAATCATCATGAGTGACTCTCAGGTCAAAGAACGCCAACCCAGCTATGTGAAACTCGCCATGCGAAACATGGTACGCAAGGGTGGTACTTCTCTCAAGCATTTTGCGCTGACCACTTTGGGGCTTCTAGCTGTCTTTGTCGGTCTTGCATACCTCACCCGCTGACAAAACACATCTTCAACAAAACTTAATATACAAATTGATTGGTTTCATACTTCATACTTCAGCCTTTTTGTACTAGTCCCTCACCCCCATTATCAAGAAAGTGCTTGTTGAACTAGACGTACAGAATTATTTTGATGAGTTGTCCCCAAAAGCATCTATAAATTTTGGGGATGACTCTGCTCCTCTAACCACCGAGACTTGGGAAAATTGGTTTAATCAGTGGTTACAAATCCTAGAAGATGATTTACCGACAGCATCAGGCTACGAAATTGGACTGCGTTTGACAAACGACGCAGAAATTGAAACTCTCAACGCCCAGTTCCGTCATCAAAATCGACCAACAGATGTTTTGTCTTTTCCGGCTTTAGAAGTTGATTTTCCTGAAAATCAAGAACTGCTGAATTCTGAGCCGTTGTATCTAGGTGATATCGTGATTTCCGTAGATACCGCCCAACGTCAAGCTCAACAACAACAACATAATCTGTCAACAGAACTAGCTTGGTTAGCTGCTCACGGTTTACTGCACCTTTTAGGTTGGGATCATCCTGATGAAGAAAGTTTGATGCATATGCTGATTCAGCAAGTAATATTACTGAAGGCAATAAGTATCACTATTGACATAGAATAAGTACTAACCTTATGACCGTAAATTTAAATATTTAGTGATCTTTTCGTAAGACTTCTGTAGGAAATTGCCCAAAACTTTATCAGACTATTAAAATCGGCCCATATCCCCAGCTTTTCTACCCTGACTCTGGATTTTTAAGCCTATGTCCCAAAAAGTTTCACCGCCACCAACATCGACAAACTGCTTACCCACACTTGTGGCCAAAGAACGGGAATTATCCTGGCAAGTAGCCTCTAATATATTAGTAAGTTTTCGCTATGCTTGGGCTGGAATCGTTTATGGTTTCCAGACGCAGCGTAACTTCCGCATCCACGTCAGTGTTTGTGGTTTAGCGATCGCTCTGAGCATCTTTTTGCATCTGCAAGCTGTGGAAATAGCAGTTATCGGCATCACCAGCGGTTTAGTTTTGGCTCTAGAGTTACTCAATACCGCCATTGAGTCAGTGGTTGACTTAACTGTGAAGCAAACTTACCATGAATTGGCAAAAATTGCTAAAGATTGTGCTGCCGGTGCTGTGTTAATTTCGGCCCTAGTCGCTGTATTAGTAGCAGGTATACTCTTACTCCCCCCCCTCGCCCACTTGATCGTCTCGGCTTTGTAAATGTGGCTGCTGACCCCTCTCCATTGCACACCATTTTTGATGTACAATTCCTCTCCCATACTTTTAGCAAAATCGAATATTGTAAAGCGACTGCTATCCATATCGGCTGGGTAAATCTTCTTGACAACCAAACTTCCCGCGATTTTTGGTACTTTGATGACATTTACAGCAGTTAAAATTTAGTGACAATTAAGCCAGAAGGGATGAGTAGTAGAAAAGAGGGAGTTATCAGCCGTGATTATTGTTATAGACAATTACGATAGTTTTACATATAACTTAGTGCAGTATCTAGGAGAACTAGCGGTAGAGTTCTCGGTTGCAGAAGATATCCAAGTTTTTCGTAACGACAAAATATCCATAGATGAAATTCAAGCCTTAAATCCTGATGTTGTCGTCATTTCCCCAGGGCCAGGTCGGCCAGAAGACGCCGGTATATCTTTAGATTTAATTGCACAATTAGGTTCTCATTTGCCAATTTTGGGAGTGTGTCTGGGACATCAGAGTATTGGTCAAGTATTCGGTGGTAAAATTATCCCAGCTCCAGAGTTGATGCATGGCAAAACTTCTCAGGTGTCTCACACCGGGGTCGGGGTTTTCCAAGGATTAGAAAATCCACTCACTGCAACCAGATATCATAGTTTGGTGATTGACCGGGAAACTTGCCCTGATGTGTTAGAAATTACTGCTTGGGTTGAAGATGGTACGATTATGGGCGTGCGACATCGGAACTATCGTCACATCCAAGGCGTCCAGTTTCACCCAGAGAGTGTCCTGACGTCTTCAGGTAAACAGCTACTGCGAAACTTTCTGGAACAATTACAGTCGAGAGAGTAATTAATGAAACGACGACAGTTGATAGGCTATGCTGGGGCGGGGCTGGTAGGAACTGTTTTGACTACCTTAAAATCTGAATTTCCAGCTGATGCACAATCTAGTAGTTTATCAGTGCGGTGGTTGGGTCATACTTGCTTTCTGTTTACGGGTGGCGGTGTGAAAGTTCTTGTCAATCCATTTCGGACGATTGGTTGTACTGCAAAGTATCGTCCGCCGAAAGTCGAGGCTGATTTAGTACTGATTAGCAGTCAACTGCTAGATGAAGGTGCTGTGGATGGATTACCGGGAAATCCTAAACTGATTTATGAAGCGGGAGTTTATGAGTTTAAAGGTATTAAGATCCAAGGGTTCAGTATAGACCACGATCGCAAAGGTGGTAAACAATTCGGGATGAATACTGCTTGGAGTTGGAAGCAAGAAGGAATTAGTATCCTCCACTTGGGAGGCGCTGCTGCGCCCATTTCCTTTGAGCAGAAAATCCTCATGGGGCGTCCTGATGTGGCGCTGATTCCCGTGGGGGGTAGCGCTAAAGCTTACACTCCTCAGGAAGCCAAGCAAGCAATTCAGATTTTAAACCCCAAATTGGTGATTCCTACTCACTACCGCACAGCAGCAGCGGATACAGCTACCTGCGATCTTTCTCCAGTCGATGAATTTCTCACTGTGATGCAAGGAACCACGGTGCGTCGCGGTGAAAATGACACTATTAATATTACTCCTGGTACCTTACCAGAAAGCAGTGTAATTCAAACTTTGAGTTATAAATTTTAACTAATTCGTCGGCATTGTTTTTTCTATTTTGTAGAGACGCATAATTACGCGTCTCTACAATTTTGAGGTAGTAGATTCACCTTGGTTTGTTGTGTGTTCCGGATTCAGAATGATTTCCACGCCGCGTCTTTTGGCGTAGTTTTTGGGAAAATTGGCTAGGAATTAATGGTTAGAAAGTGATCCATTGTTGGATGGGTTTACCGTCTGCGCCCAATACTGGTTGACCGTCTCCTCCGAGTTTAACTGGAGAAAGCTTATCTTTATCTGCTACAGGGGTTCTGGTTACTGTTGTACCGTTACCGTTGGTTGTCCAAACTTCATCGGCGCCACCAGCGTAATCGCGCCAGAAAATGTCTGTCTTACCGTCACCGTTGAAGTCACCAAAGGACGCTTTTGAAGATGTGGAAGTGGGTGAGAGGAAGGTTTCGGTGGTGAGTGCTGTACCATCCATCAGCCAAGAGGTGTTTTCTCCGGTGGCTTCATTGTGCCAGAAAACATCGGTTTTACCGTCGCCGTTGAAATCACCAATGTTAGATTTCCAGTTGGAGTCGAGAGTTTTTAGAGAACCAGTGGTGAAGAAGATGTTATTTGGTAACAGAGAATTCGTTACCCAAACAGCGTTTTCGCCTGTTTGATTGTTGCGCCAGAGGATGTCTGTTTTATAGTCGCCGTTGAAATCGCCGACGCTGGAAGTCCAGTTTGCATCTAGCGTCTCTAATGCGCTCTTATTGGCTTGTGTCCCATCCATGAACCAAGCGCTGTTTTCTCCTGCTGTGCTGCGCCAGAAGATGTCTGTTTTGCCATTACCGTCAAAATCAACCATTGTGGGATTCCAGGTGGCGTCTTGGGCATCGATGACGGTGGCGCTGGTAACGGCTTGGGGTTGGGTAGCATCAATCAGCCAAATGGCGTTTTCACCTGTTTTGGTGTTGCGCCAGAAAATATCGGTTTTGCGATCGCCATTGAAATCACCAATTAAGGGAGTCCAAGCGGCGTCAACTGAGTCTAAAGCGATGACGGTCGGTGCGTCTACGCCATTCATTAGGAAAATTTGATTTCTTCCTGTGGATTGATCTCGCAACAGTAAATCTGTCTTACCATCACCGTTGAAATCAGCAATTTTGGAAGTTGTGGTGGGGGTTAGTTGAATAGCGCCCAGAGTTCCTTTGACATCACCATTATCTTTGTTGGAACCCTCAGCAATCACTGATGAACCATTCATCAGCCTCACTTTCAATTCACCGGTTGTTTGATCAACCCAAACTTTATCGGTTTTACCGTCACCGTTAAAATCAGGCACAATTGCAGCACTAGTTAAGTAAGGATTGGGATTAGGATTAGCTCCCACCAATGGTAATTGGATGTTTGGTAATGTTGGTGTGGTGCTTGGATTTTCTGCTGTGGAACTGCTGCGTCCACTAAAAGAACTCAAACTTAAATCACCAAGATTTTCTGATAATTGATTGGTAAATTGCAAAGATTGTCTTGCCCAATTGTTGGTATCCAAAGATAATACTGATGGGTTTTGGCTCTCTAACATGTGGTTTTTATCGTTAGGTGTCATAAGAGTTTTAACTCTTTAATTGGATTGATTTCTGTGATTAAATAACATTTTTCATTAATTAAATTTTGTGGGGCAATCATTTTAAAAATATAAATGTCAGCTTTTGTGAACAAAAAATATTTGCCATAAAGGATTTTCTAAAATTTGGCAAGCTGTAAATAATCACTGTGAAAAAATTTTGATTTATGTCATCATTTATCGACAAAATGTTGCCTACGGCAAATATTAGTAACAATAAGTGTGATGTGTGCAATTTGTCGTGAGTAGACGCTAAGATATCACCAGAATGTGCAACTTCCAGCAGCTATGCAAGCAGAATATCGGGAACGTCGTCAGCAATTAATGTCAAAAATTGGCAATGGAACAG is a genomic window of Fortiea contorta PCC 7126 containing:
- a CDS encoding sensor histidine kinase; amino-acid sequence: MARSIKFQTHPFRLLLYLEWILLGITVLPMFPLGEIFQLRSLFGIPPAPHGLPSPFSSLTILSIFGFGLMGLKLPKRQIDKLLYTALELGLILIATDIGGRNNNFSLLYLIVVIRSCLIFSPQGRLIVAGLVFISFLLTSFIPIFNISSLQAPIIKPMPGQSMPWAIAPPPPPRPPAPLRYQITADEVKFLMLNLTLNTALLFGLVLVFVLLLVNALLAERQSRQKLAQAHNQLQQYALRIEDQATLQERNRIAREIHDSLGHYLTAQSIQLENAMLFCQTNVEKTEIFLTAAKKLGSNALKEVRQSVASLRVDPLQGQSLENAIANLLLNFQNMTNIQPNCCVNISQSLTSDVSTASYRIIQEALTNIYKHSQATQVTLELQTEAGMLSLLVEDNGQGFNPEQNTTGFGLQGMLERTLALGGKLQIISQPADGCRIQAIMPILNR
- a CDS encoding diacylglycerol kinase family protein, whose translation is MSQKVSPPPTSTNCLPTLVAKERELSWQVASNILVSFRYAWAGIVYGFQTQRNFRIHVSVCGLAIALSIFLHLQAVEIAVIGITSGLVLALELLNTAIESVVDLTVKQTYHELAKIAKDCAAGAVLISALVAVLVAGILLLPPLAHLIVSAL
- a CDS encoding metal ABC transporter permease translates to MDYLPITELAIANGSDLVSLLQFPFMQRAIVGAVLMGILGGLLGSFATLRQLSFFSHAVGHAALVGVALGVLLQVNPTGTLLPFTLVFGVVVLYLIDKTDLASDSILSIILSGALAIGVILTSLIQGYRGNLMAVLFGDILAIDATDLILTLLLLMGGSVFVLSSLRQQILLTLNPDVAKVQGIPIQFYRYGFVVLLSLAVALAIKAVGVLLVNAFLVIPASTAKLMSHNFTRFLVMSVIIGCTSSVVGIIASGVFNIASGPSIVLVQFLVFIAVFIGVKLTAQMV
- a CDS encoding response regulator transcription factor; translation: MIRLLLVDDQTIVRQGLKSLLESQPDLQVIADAENGQQALKQIEMLSSKLQQPDVILMDIRMPVMDGVAATQIVSQRYPSIKILILTTFDDDEYVSQAMRFGAKGYLLKDTSSTDLAVAIRAVHQGYTHLGPGLFEKALNNPISVSTQPAIPPELAELSPREREVLHLIASGHSNREIAQTLYITERTVKNHVTSILSRLNLRDRTQAAIFSTTFLSNRQ
- a CDS encoding anthranilate synthase component II produces the protein MIIVIDNYDSFTYNLVQYLGELAVEFSVAEDIQVFRNDKISIDEIQALNPDVVVISPGPGRPEDAGISLDLIAQLGSHLPILGVCLGHQSIGQVFGGKIIPAPELMHGKTSQVSHTGVGVFQGLENPLTATRYHSLVIDRETCPDVLEITAWVEDGTIMGVRHRNYRHIQGVQFHPESVLTSSGKQLLRNFLEQLQSRE
- a CDS encoding MBL fold metallo-hydrolase; this encodes MKRRQLIGYAGAGLVGTVLTTLKSEFPADAQSSSLSVRWLGHTCFLFTGGGVKVLVNPFRTIGCTAKYRPPKVEADLVLISSQLLDEGAVDGLPGNPKLIYEAGVYEFKGIKIQGFSIDHDRKGGKQFGMNTAWSWKQEGISILHLGGAAAPISFEQKILMGRPDVALIPVGGSAKAYTPQEAKQAIQILNPKLVIPTHYRTAAADTATCDLSPVDEFLTVMQGTTVRRGENDTINITPGTLPESSVIQTLSYKF
- a CDS encoding alkaline phosphatase D family protein; this translates as MDRHQLEQIFSSRMSRRRLLVEVGVMTGLAISTKFSHTMPIGPDMKLYRRLTYGNLAEFNVMDTRQYRTDQPCGDGKKARCAEALAPEATLTGTRQEKWLFQGLDRSHAKWNILAQQVIISQIDRTVGLGQTFNMDVWDGYYANRQRVLNFLQERQPSNPVVLAGDVHSNWAMDLKLDFDQPDSNTVGSEFVCTSISSGGNGADTSASVQAYLPENPHIKFYNGQRGYIRCQITPHVWQTDYRVVATVTVPDAPINTRASFIVESGQPGVRLA
- a CDS encoding DUF3285 domain-containing protein — its product is MSDSQVKERQPSYVKLAMRNMVRKGGTSLKHFALTTLGLLAVFVGLAYLTR
- a CDS encoding GNAT family N-acetyltransferase, whose protein sequence is MVQPILQISDHLSFPKIVMQLIETFSTRRLLAERLCFQHLNELYRMHQDQQVMATLGGVRSDEATRLLILNNLNHWQQYEFGLWVFRDKTNHQFVGRAGLRNINVEGNNEIELAYALMANFWGKGLATEMGEEILKIGFELLNLPEIVCFTLTTNKASQRVMEKLGFKYERDIIHANLPHLFYRLTV
- a CDS encoding FG-GAP repeat domain-containing protein; amino-acid sequence: MTPNDKNHMLESQNPSVLSLDTNNWARQSLQFTNQLSENLGDLSLSSFSGRSSSTAENPSTTPTLPNIQLPLVGANPNPNPYLTSAAIVPDFNGDGKTDKVWVDQTTGELKVRLMNGSSVIAEGSNKDNGDVKGTLGAIQLTPTTTSKIADFNGDGKTDLLLRDQSTGRNQIFLMNGVDAPTVIALDSVDAAWTPLIGDFNGDRKTDIFWRNTKTGENAIWLIDATQPQAVTSATVIDAQDATWNPTMVDFDGNGKTDIFWRSTAGENSAWFMDGTQANKSALETLDANWTSSVGDFNGDYKTDILWRNNQTGENAVWVTNSLLPNNIFFTTGSLKTLDSNWKSNIGDFNGDGKTDVFWHNEATGENTSWLMDGTALTTETFLSPTSTSSKASFGDFNGDGKTDIFWRDYAGGADEVWTTNGNGTTVTRTPVADKDKLSPVKLGGDGQPVLGADGKPIQQWITF
- a CDS encoding Spy/CpxP family protein refolding chaperone; protein product: MKLKFVSILAGTISFITLFTNAGIFSTQAQTVHNQLQLIPTIAQIPHGRPPFPPLEELNLTTEQQAQVREIMEEMRPQLEAIKPRQLQLTPEQKQQFEAGQPVQVTLIPPTAEEKAKMEQVMQNVKQKLDKILTSEQRQKLEELQQKPKNTNRLINSKLNL
- the ybeY gene encoding rRNA maturation RNase YbeY — protein: MLVELDVQNYFDELSPKASINFGDDSAPLTTETWENWFNQWLQILEDDLPTASGYEIGLRLTNDAEIETLNAQFRHQNRPTDVLSFPALEVDFPENQELLNSEPLYLGDIVISVDTAQRQAQQQQHNLSTELAWLAAHGLLHLLGWDHPDEESLMHMLIQQVILLKAISITIDIE